The Montipora capricornis isolate CH-2021 chromosome 6, ASM3666992v2, whole genome shotgun sequence genome has a window encoding:
- the LOC138053086 gene encoding uncharacterized protein: MTINVPNVVVDMQQHPVNLPQTFLNQPEIELSQLHHIINSPPVTPVKVSTLSPLLQQYDARLKKFLIDGFSFGFRVGFVGTSRLRLASNLRSAKEQPEILAAKLEKELCAGRIVGPFSRPPFDNFISSPLGVVPKKTPGEFRLIHHLSYPDGSSVNDFIPDQFSSVQCASIGDAITLIKSLGRSCYMAKTDIKSAFRIIPIHPDDYHLMGIIWNNSYFFDRCLPMGCSSSCAIFEAFSTALEWLAKHYLCASGVLHILDDFLFIASSHGKCDSDLSNFLGLCDRLGVPIAHEKTEGPSTTLQFAGITLDTINMEARLPDDKLRKCNAQLLDMHKRRKTTLKELQSLIGLLNFTCSVVLPGRAFLRRLIDLTKGVRLPHHRIRITEACRRDLQVWLQFLRDFNGRTFFLDEPWRVSPPLKLYTDAAGSKGS; the protein is encoded by the coding sequence ATGACCATAAATGTTCCAAATGTGGTGGTAGACATGCAGCAACATCCTGTCAATCTGCCCCAAACATTCCTAAACCAGCCGGAGATAGAGCTATCACAACTTCATCACATAATAAACAGCCCGCCAGTAACGCCGGTAAAAGTATCCACACTTAGCCCCCTTTTACAACAATATGACGCTCGCCTTAAGAAATTTTTGATTGATGGTTTTTCGTTTGGATTTCGCGTTGGGTTTGTTGGTACTAGCCGATTACGTCTTGCTTCAAATTTGCGCAGTGCGAAAGAACAACCTGAAATTTTAGCTGCTAAACTTGAGAAAGAATTGTGCGCTGGGAGAATTGTAGGTCCATTTTCTCGTCCACcttttgataattttatttcttcacCTTTAGGCGTAGTTCCAAAGAAAACCCCAGGAGAGTTTCGGCTTATACACCATTTGTCATACCCCGATGGGTCGTCGGTAAATGATTTTATTCCAGACCAATTCTCGTCGGTTCAATGTGCTTCAATAGGTGATGCTATCACACTCATTAAGTCGTTAGGTCGGTCTTGCTACATGGCCAAGACCGATATCAAATCAGCTTTCCGCATCATTCCGATTCACCCTGATGATTACCATTTAATGGGTATAATATGGAATAATTCGTACTTTTTTGACCGGTGTCTGCCCATGGGCTGTTCTTCGTCTTGCGCTATATTTGAAGCTTTTAGCACTGCGCTCGAGTGGCTTGCTAAACATTATCTCTGTGCTTCCGGTGTTTTGCATATTCTAGATGATTTCTTGTTTATTGCTTCCTCTCACGGGAAATGTGACTCCGATTTAAGCAACTTTTTGGGCCTATGTGATCGTTTAGGAGTACCTATAGCACATGAAAAAACGGAAGGTCCTTCAACCACTTTACAGTTTGCTGGGATAACACTCGACACGATTAATATGGAAGCGCGTCTGCCGGACGATAAGCTTCGAAAATGCAATGCTCAGTTATTGGACATGCACAAACGCCGTAAAACTACCCTGAAAGAACTTCAATCTTTGATTGGATTATTGAATTTTACTTGTTCAGTTGTTCTACCGGGTCGGGCCTTTCTTCGGAGGCTTATTGATCTCACAAAGGGTGTTCGTCTCCCTCACCACCGTATAAGGATTACGGAAGCCTGTCGTCGTGATTTACAAGtatggcttcaatttttaaGAGATTTTAACGGCCGTACATTTTTTCTGGACGAACCGTGGCGGGTTTCACCGCCCCTCAAACTTTACACCGACGCCGCGGGTTCAAaaggatcatga